The Candidatus Zixiibacteriota bacterium DNA segment CCGATCATGACTCAGCGCGCTTAACAAGCGAGCTTTTGATTCTAGTAAATGTTGTTGAGATTTAGTTTCTCCCCGGGCTGGGCTCATCCCCTCGAATCCTTCTTACCGGATTTTCCCCCAGGGATACCCTAACAGCACCAAAATCACTGCCACTACCATCAAAACAATCGAAGGTGGAATTATCAATCTATAGATTTTGGAAAAAGAGGCTTTGAAATAATCCTTGGTCAAAACCAGACATAAATGCACTGGAGAGAGCATCACCCCGGTAAAACCTGCGGCATAAGCTAACATAGCATATCCGTAGTTCACCCCATTCGGCTTTAGAAAACTTAAAAGGATTGGATAAGATATTCCAATAAAAGCTGTGGTCACACCAGTCAAAGCCCCGACTGTAAAAGG contains these protein-coding regions:
- a CDS encoding DUF401 family protein is translated as LLAVVLNLFSGIDLLWALLLSVILFAIVNLVKPASLLKIIRENVTWEIIMLILGIMIFKKIIEVSGAVTVIPQTLSAWGISPILVICLVPFTVGALTGVTTAFIGISYPILLSFLKPNGVNYGYAMLAYAAGFTGVMLSPVHLCLVLTKDYFKASFSKIYRLIIPPSIVLMVVAVILVLLGYPWGKIR